GTTACCGTGTTGATCCAAGGCTGGACTATAGGCCCCTATACCCATTTTATTCGGTACACTTACAGCGATTCCGCCACCAACACCCGATTTACTTGGAAGTCCCACAGTTCTGGCATATTCGCCGCTAAATTCGTACATCCCTGCAATGAGCATTTGCGATTGAACTAGCTGAGATAGACTTGGATTATTGTATTGCTTATTTCCATCATAACGCACACAGTGATTGGCAAAAAAGAAACCTATTTTAGCCAGATCCTCTGCGGTTATCTCAATTGAGCACTGTTTAAAATAATTATTTAGTTTATCTTCACCTTCACCATCAATGAGTCCATTGTTGCGCATCAGGTAGAACATACCTCTGTTTCGATTTCCAGTCTCCCGTTCCGAATTATATACGGATTTACTATAATCAATCTTTTCATTATTTGTTATAAAACGAATCATATTGCGTATTTTAAGAAAAGGTTCCTCACCTGTTCCTTTAATAAGCGAAGTCGTTAAAATGGCGCCAGCGTTCATCATTGGATTGAGTGGTTTACCCGATGTTTCCAAATTCGCAAAATGATTGAAAGGTTTGTCCGTGCCATAGTATCCCATATTATTGAAAACAACTTGCTCGCCATTTTCCAGTACGGCAATCATCAGGGAAACAATTTTTGAAATACTCTGAATTGTAAATCTTTGCTGTACGTCGCCAATACTAACGATTGTTCCATCACTATTTACGACCGAAAGAGCAATGGACGATGCGTTGGCTTTACCCAATTCCGGAATATAATCGGCCACCTTACCTTCATTGAATGACTGTCTATTTTTATCCAATATTTTATCCAATAATGCTTTATCAACAATCGCAGTTTTAGTACCCTGCTGGTTTTGAATGCTATTTTGAGCAAAGGCTACAGGAATTGATCCGCAAGATATCAAGCCAATAATACAGGCTACCAACCTAATATTTTTTCTCATTTTTTAATTATTTATTCGTTCCAAAGATAGGGAACAGTGTATTAAAAATAAAAGAGGCGCTAAATAGATAACGTTTTAGCACCTCTTCCTAGTAGCTCATACCTTAGGCTGCATTTGGAGCTGGGTCCACATTCCAACCGGAAAGTATACCGCCATAGAAAAAGAAGGTGACGTAAAAATTCTTTTTGCTCACCTTATCAGTAACGAGGTATTTTTGAGTGACATCATATGCATCTATTTTTTTATATCTAGATAATGCTATCGGGCTGGCAGCCGGGTTTTCTGAACGGACCAAATCTTGTATCTTTTGGTTGATTAATTTCATAATTCCTTCTTTTTTGAAGGGATTATTTTCGATTTTCACATGTGCCAAACCTGTTAAAGTTCCATTATTTTGAGCTTTCTTCGCTTTCGCAGCAGCTGTATAGGCTCTGAATTTTTCCTTGATCTGAGGGTCTTTTAAGCTATGGATGGTAAAAATAGAAATTCCCTGCGCACCATTATTTAGCGCTTCATCCATATCGGTAAATATTTCCTCATTATTTTTAGCCATCAACCCACAGTATAGGGACGTATTTGCACCTTTGTCGCGCACATTTTCTAAAGTACAATCGCTAATAAAGCTTGGATCTTCTGTATAGAAATTGCTGTAAACCATTGGAAAAACAACATCTAAATTCCACTTACCCCAATCCTGACGTACCATACGCGAAGCCATTTTGGGGGTCGGAAATGGGGATGCTGCCATTGTTTTGCCATGAGAATGAACAATTTCTGCAATCATATTGGCGATATCTGTTATCTGATCGCAACGAAATTGGCGCCATTTGAGATCTTTCGATGGATCTTTTTGTGCACGAGGGTCATAGCCATATTGTTTTTTAAATTTTTCTATAGCAATGGGATGATAGCCGTAATCCCAAGCGGGATATTCGCGATCTTGGACAATATTATATTTAGGCCAAAGGGTTGTGGGGAGGACAACATCCACATAACGATTGTAGTCAATAGAGATACCTTCCAATCCCTCAACTTCACAATAGGATTCAATTTTCTTTTTGATATATTCTTTTACTCCTGGTACTACGGGCGATAAAAATTTATAATAACCAACGTATGCAGTAGTATCTGCGAGACTTTTTCCACTGCGATTGACACTGAACCAATCTGGATGCTCTTTAAGTATTTTATCTCTGTCGTGTTCCAAATTCATCGTCCAAAGCCAGGCTATAACCTGGATGCCGTATTTTTTTGCAATAGGAATCGCTACACGATACTCATCTGGGCTAGCAGCATTTAACATCACGCCATCGATCCCTAGATAGTTCATCTCACGGCAAATAGAATCAAAGTTTGTTTTGGCGTTGTAATCTAGCCAGGTCCAAAACATAGCGGTTTTTTCTTTGTCTGTGGCGTGAACGCTTGATACTGAAAAGCTTTGAATCAAAAGGAGCGCAAGGCCAATAAAGCATCTTCTGATTAGTGTTTCTTTCATAATATATTTATCGATTCTAAAATGTATTCCATATTTACATGATGAAGTTTTCTCATAAACTGCAAAACTCATGAAAAGATCAATCTATAGGTTTTAAATTTAGATTGTATTGAAATTCGCCTGTGAAATTACATAAAAACGTGGAATTTATACCTGATCTTTTTTTAATCCGTTTGATTTTCTTACAGTTATTAAATTTTATTAGAATAACAAAACATTTTTTAAAGCTATGTGTTGTACCTACAACATTAGATTTAGGACAATAAGATTATTAACAATGAGAAGTAAGCTGGGCTACTGGCTAAGAAAAAAAATGTTTTAGTATGAAGAAACGCTACATTCCAATTTCTATTGCATGTTTATTGAGCCATACCTTGGTCAAAGGGCAAGAACCAGGTACTGTACAAGAGCATAAAGTTGATTCTGTGCAACAAAAAAAAGATGACACGACATATCCCAAGCTTCAGGTGAAAGGTTTGTTTCAGGCCCGTTATCTTGTTAGTGCTACAAAAGATGTCGATGTCAACGGGCTACATCACAGTGATGGTTCAGGTACGGATAACAATTTTATGGTAAAATATATGCGGGTACAGATGCGCGCTCAGATTAGCAAGCGTACTGAAGTTGCCGTATTAGCTAACCTCGCAGATTTCAAAAGTGATCCCAAAACAAAAGTGCTCGAAAATGCCTACTTGAAATATACATTTAGTCCCAAATTGGCAATCACAGTGGGCCAATTTCGTCCTTGGTTTGGCATCGAGGAAACTTATCCTATTGACATCATCAAATCTTTAGACTGGTCAAATCAGTATCTAGAATTCGGCAAACTGGGCTGGGCCAGTTTTCAAATAGGTGTCGCTGCAACGGGGGAGACCAATCTCGGTGAGGTTCCTTTTAGTTATTCTTTGTCTGTCGTGAATGGAAATGGAAAGAATCAGGTGGTTGATATGGATAATGGTAAGCAATATGCCACCCGTTTGGTCTTTGGGCTTTCAAAGAAGTACGGAATTAATTTAGGACTTAATGGAGGCGTTGGCGATGTGATGAAAAAACAGGTACATGCATTGGGTGTTGATCTAACTGGGAATGTCAGTTTTGGTAAACGATGGAATCTTGATATGCAATTGGAAGCAAAACAGGCGATCAATCATAACCTGTATTATTCTTTGGAAGAAAGTGCGCGAACATCCAAGTTGAGTGACTATTTGGTCCGCGGTATCTATTTTCTACCCAACTTAAGATATGAAGTAAATTATTTCAATCTAAGCGCTTTCGAGCTATCATGTCGGTATGAGTATATTGACCCTAATTACAAACTCAATGCAAATGCGCGTCAAACATATACGCCAATGTTTGGCTTGGAATTTTTAAAAAATTATGGTGCAAGGATACAGTTGGGACTTCAGTTGGACCGATATAAAAAGCAGACCGAGAATACCAGCGAATTCAATAAAAATTTATTTATTGTTCAAGTACAAAGTCGATTCTAACCTATTAAACTACGTTTATCATGAAAGAAATCAGTATTAAAAATGTTGCCATTACTTTTCTAATAGCACTCATTTTATGGTTTATCCCAATACCGAAAGGCGTCAGTCCGGAAGCCTGGCATTTATTTGCAATTTTCGCTGCAACCATTCTTGGGATTATTTTAAAAGCAGCTCCTATGGGTACCATGTGTATGATGGCCATTGCCTTTACGGCCCTTACAC
The genomic region above belongs to Sphingobacterium zeae and contains:
- the glsA gene encoding glutaminase A — protein: MRKNIRLVACIIGLISCGSIPVAFAQNSIQNQQGTKTAIVDKALLDKILDKNRQSFNEGKVADYIPELGKANASSIALSVVNSDGTIVSIGDVQQRFTIQSISKIVSLMIAVLENGEQVVFNNMGYYGTDKPFNHFANLETSGKPLNPMMNAGAILTTSLIKGTGEEPFLKIRNMIRFITNNEKIDYSKSVYNSERETGNRNRGMFYLMRNNGLIDGEGEDKLNNYFKQCSIEITAEDLAKIGFFFANHCVRYDGNKQYNNPSLSQLVQSQMLIAGMYEFSGEYARTVGLPSKSGVGGGIAVSVPNKMGIGAYSPALDQHGNSVAAYRMILDLVREKSLSLFY
- a CDS encoding porin: MKKRYIPISIACLLSHTLVKGQEPGTVQEHKVDSVQQKKDDTTYPKLQVKGLFQARYLVSATKDVDVNGLHHSDGSGTDNNFMVKYMRVQMRAQISKRTEVAVLANLADFKSDPKTKVLENAYLKYTFSPKLAITVGQFRPWFGIEETYPIDIIKSLDWSNQYLEFGKLGWASFQIGVAATGETNLGEVPFSYSLSVVNGNGKNQVVDMDNGKQYATRLVFGLSKKYGINLGLNGGVGDVMKKQVHALGVDLTGNVSFGKRWNLDMQLEAKQAINHNLYYSLEESARTSKLSDYLVRGIYFLPNLRYEVNYFNLSAFELSCRYEYIDPNYKLNANARQTYTPMFGLEFLKNYGARIQLGLQLDRYKKQTENTSEFNKNLFIVQVQSRF